GAGATTATATTACAAAAGTGCTtactaacaataaaaacaatgtaaaGCACAAGGAAAGTATGCCATTAACACAGGGATATAAACGTTTTGGGGCGAATATCATTGGCGTACTGATACAAGTTATACATGAATACAGGAGATATCGTTGTATTATGAAAATTGCATGACGGCCTTCTTACCAATTGTCCCAATTCTGTGAACCTCAAGAAGAGTTGCTGCAACGTATGTCATATGTGGTTTGTCTTCCATTGTAACAGGTCTGGTCTGATTGGTGATCTGAAATAGATAAGCATTCACAAAAGACTTAATTCATACGTTGTgacttaaattcatatatatatatatatatataaataggtaatccaaacatgaaaatacaaagagaaaacacaacaacgcgaggacgtgggacaagtatagtattattggacgctcaggaaagaaggaaagaaggagggtttaacatttcgagcggagttcttcgtcagaaacaggaaaaggaagatccaagaagggaaggtggaggaaaaaaaatcgccaatggtacacacgcggtcacaattatctatatatatatatatactatatatatatatatatatggtagtatatatatatatatatatatatatatacatataatatatatatatatatatatatatatatatatataatatatatatatatatatatatatagatatataatatattatatatatatatatatactatatatgtatgtatatatacacacatatatattttatatacatatatatatataaatatatatgtatatatatatataatatattatatatatatatatatatatctatatatatatatatatatatatatatatatatatatcaccttcaaggtacatccaaggcttgggccccgtgccatccgcccaaaacaaaaatcgcactctcatctcataacaacaatacggcacaattatttcacctcaattggcccgctctctttaacattacaccaccacattaaaacagaaactgaccctatagggttcaagaagtctttggacagattccttcaagaaatcccggataaaccccctacacccggatatgtctctgtaaacaataactctctacttgagtgggccatagtgcccaaattctgacttgaaagacttcgccaggtggtgctattaattaatttcggccattattggcctgggccaataatggccgaaacctatcaaagtatcaaagtatcaaagtatatatatatatatatccatatatatgtgtgtgtgtgtgcgtgtgtgtgtgtgcgcacaagcATTCATTAAACCATAACTTTTGAAGTATTATCGGACACGCTCAATGAAAAAGTGCTTCGTTTAAAAGATGTGTTTTGTGAGGTTCATACCTGTTAATTTACCGCAgccgcacacattcacacgcacagcCGCGTACACATGCACAGccacgtacatacgcacaaagAGAATGTACTGTTCGCTTTTATTGTAGCATCAGTAAATAGTTCTCAATCCAACTATcgttaaatatcatttaatgacgACAGGTGTTGCACGTGAACTACTTGAAATTTCATACCCGATTAGTGCAATCATCGGACAGGCCTGTATCGCATATTATACATGATCCAGCGATCTGGCAAGCTCAAACGATATGGCTACTCTGTGAGTAAACGCGAGAAAAATAGCAGAGGAcattaagaaatatttgaaaggaaaagaaagtatAAAATTACACAATTAATCTATCTTCTCAAACTCTATTAACTATTAAAAGaggacaaatatataataatttacctGTACAATTCTTCTCGACACTTCTTCCTGTACATCCGTGTATTTGGCCATACAGACAAAGCCCAGGTAAGATGGCTAGCAGTTTGTGTCGGTTCCAGCAGAAATAATCGCAAATTGTGTGGAACAAATTCTCATCTTCGATGTAGAAATGATAATTAGATTTAAAAGCATAATAATTGTGCATAATTATAGAAAATAGTGAATAAATTAATGACAATAAGGATAATAACTGTCCCAAAAAAGCATCtttggtaaaatatatttgcatcagTTATGTTCAACTCGTTCGAGTGTAATCGGACACGTTAAGACCAATCACTGCAGAAATACCCATTTGAAAATATTCTACACTTTCATTTGCCTAAATAAGCATTTTGTGTTGGGCTATGAGTGGCATAGATCGTTTCGGCAGCGTGGTCAACTGAGTTAGTTTTGGCAGAAGATATATTTCAACGATACAGAAACGCCTGCTCCCTCTTAGCCCCCAATAAAATTTGCATGTACAGGAACTGAGGTGGTGATTTTTTTACTCCTGGGACTAGTTCTGAAGCGATAGGCCTTATCACGTCCAGTTACACTCGAACATTTCAAGCATGACTGTACACGAatatacagaaatagaaaaatatatcaaactatCATCAGTTAAAACTCCTTCGGCAGGTTACTTGATCTGAAACCACGTTTTAAGTGGGGATCAAACATTTTACGAAagggatttaaaaaatttacGAATGCACAAAATCTCTTATATAATAACTTTGGGGATATTTCCTTATATTAGTGCCCGATGTTAAGTTTTTAAATGTCCGTGCtgcttcgtcagtgataaatgtggcaaaaaaataaatgagatacttactcatacccatgggtatgagtaagtatctcatttatggGTATgtgtaagtatctcatttatttttttgccacttttatcactgacgaaggaaGGGTTCtcacgaactaaccctgaaatcggtccgatatagtaataatggaatttttttagaaatttctgtcggctttttttcgagtagcgtgcgtattatgaaaaattatatggtaatggataatatgtccaattttcggcatatttggcattagaaattttttcgtttgcccttatttataagttttatatatatatatataatatatatatatatatatatatatatatatatatatatatatgtatatatacacagacacatatacatatatatatatacatatgtggatatatatacataaaaatgatatatattatatatgtattctatttcctcaataggaagtacgtagaagcgtttcataattttttgttaatcaaataattgcattgttgaattattcttttagatcagtatttctcaacggggatctCAGGGGAGAgattcagggagtcgctggcgatgtatcgtgatgatcaaaaatccggcctgctaaaatttggttaaagtgattcaaactgcagactcaacgcaaaatggtcacgtttaattcaaagcgttataaatattatgaaaacaattggcatgtgttcacaaagtccaaacgattaatacgaaaaaaccatccaggctacatcccgaaaatttatttcttgatttttaaaatttttcatgcaatttacgcatgcttgcacgcgtggtgaacacagttcatgtcaaacagctgactgagtaaagttcactattaaatgcatgggataaggcctaaacaaacacattatcgatttttgcacttgcgaaatgaatttcggaacagaaatagcgcagttcaattttcattcgcctaaactttaagtgacccatttttggtggttctatgaTTTGTTCGCTatgaggagatgtgccgggaagttaaacacacagacacacaagttgagttttatatatataaatatatatttcaaaaatgaatagaaatagcttttctcataattttcccaagttaattgaatatttatatatatatatatatatatatatatatatatatatatatatatatactaagtaattaagggtttagcaacgatttgcctcaccacacaccgagtttagaaatagcagtcaaagagttatagctattctttctactaaaagggagatctcagtaaatatatacacacacacacacacacacacacacacacacacacacacacatatatatatatatatatatatatatatatatgtatatatatatatatatatatgtatgtatgtatgtgtgtgtgtgtgtgtgtgtgtctgtctgtctgtctgtgcgtgtctgtgtgtgtgtgcatataaagaaAGCATGTTTGGGAAAGGGAAAATTATATGGATTATCTATTATAGAATATTGTTTCTTCAAAATGATTTATAATATAccctttatatcttttatattttattttatgattaaaataattctttttgttgttaatttcttttattgacatCATTGaagaattataagaatataattaaCAGCTCATACAAAACTCACCAGTTAACGTTTCACTGTTTGGTTCCTTCTCAAGCGTCAGCAAATACATATCAATGAAATCTCTTATGTTTTCAGCATTAAACGTTTCTTTATGTTctatgattttatattttacgtAACTTCGGACCTTCTCCTGCTTCCTTATAACCTTTTCTATCTATAACAAGAcagtcaacaacaataacagtaacgtATTTGCCGAATTAAATGTTTtacaatataacattttttatcaaataacACTTAATTCTATGTTTATATCTAGTTGGAGCTGACTTTCTTATTgagtcaataaaaataaacacatttattcACCAATCTAACCACTATAAACCAGTTGgtaataaaattctttatttccaAACTACGAACTCCATATAAATTGCACACGGAATTACATTTAATTGTAAGATGAATTATTTATCTTGCATGGAATTGTTTTGAAGTAGGgagttatatattcatatgtacacacacgcacacacactaataataataataataataataataataataataataataataataataataataataataataataataataataatcccagtgtcactttgatggcatgcactgctctctcactcaatagtaataatgatgatgataattctttctgaCTTCAatatgcttaactggaataccagtgaaataatgaaacttggtagaaaattccgcaagctactgacttgtaataagatgcaccatccaaaggcagtagtggatcgactttaccttcccagagctcagggaggacGAGGTTTGATCCAGATAAGACAATAATCAGATAAGACAATGTCCGGCAAATATGGTGTGTGGGGCattcgtttcccattcaaatgaCTTCGGCCTTTGGATTGTCACCCTTGCTGTATGTGAGCGAGCATTATCTtcatggaagaacacctttcgactTGAAAGCAAAGAtaatcatttttcttctagcgctgatttaagccgctcaagctgctcgcagtagatctgtTTTGTTATAatttggtttggatttaaaagttcaaagtttactaaacctttcatatcccaccaaactgaCGACAACTGATTACGTGTTTAGCTTGAGGTGCCGGAGTTTCTCCTTCCTCTACCCACTCTTTTCGGCGCTTGAAATTTTTATATAGAAACCATTTCTCCTCATCAGTAACTATTCTctccaaaaaaaggttcattcgtgaaacgtgacagcaaagaagaggaAACATTCGCGCTCTGTGCGCGATTAgattcggaaagtttgtgaggaagccGCTGCCCCAATTCACTGACTTtcccgatggcacgcaggtgtcgataaaTGGTTGACTGACCAGATCcaagttacaatgggattttcttccaccagggtttgcaggacgtcctcatcgagctctacagatcttccaagatgAGGTTTGTCTTCTAGGCTTCAGTTTCCGGCTCGgagtttctggaaccactgttgacactggcttacgcttattgtccgatcctcatacactgcattaatatcCCTTGCCTTTTCCGTTGCCTTCTTGCCTttactgaactcataaagcaaaatatgccaaatatgtccCTTTGTCACTTCCGTTATAGATACGAAAAAGTAAcggttaaaatcgaactgcattctttaaaacttgcattaagaataaaaatatggtaaaattgCCATCTGCTTTTACAGGTAAAATTACAACCTGGTTTTacaggtaaaattactacctgcttttatagcaagttgatgcaggcagtttatcccTTTCGGCTTTGACATTTAGATTATGCAACTGAAaaatctgcattatttatggtttttttttcaatatgtagACCAATTATAAAAATCtgaaagactctctctctctctcctcttcccacaGCCTAATGAGAGGCGTTTTCAAAATAGTAGGGGTAAAGTCACTTTCCCTACTTAACAGTAATATAGATTTGAACGTAGTATATCCGCTTTCTGCGTTCAAGAGATGAAATAATTTAACACAAAATTCCGGCATATTTTTTATCAAGCAATTATcttcagaatattctggaaacctggattttaatttttttttaatataccctGGATTGTAAAGTTGATTTAATATTCGTATTTTGATGTGAAGTTTTTATACTTACGGAAGAATTCCACCGAAAAAATCTGATGAATGGAAAGAAATTTTCTGGTACAAATACACCAATATATTTGAACACATCTTGAAAATGTTGAACGATCTCCTGAAACTCAGAATCACTGTATTTGATCCttcaaaaagaaaacagcaaaacaTCATACATtcatagcatggccgcagtcaaatgactaaaa
The window above is part of the Octopus sinensis unplaced genomic scaffold, ASM634580v1 Contig17611, whole genome shotgun sequence genome. Proteins encoded here:
- the LOC115231155 gene encoding cytochrome P450 2J5-like, with the translated sequence IVFSSGKQWKDQRKFTMSALRELGVGKKVLEEKISLETQRLGEAFQSQNGKPFSLNKQLPLFTSSVIYNIIFGKRIKYSDSEFQEIVQHFQDVFKYIGVFVPENFFPFIRFFRWNSSIEKVIRKQEKVRSYVKYKIIEHKETFNAENIRDFIDMYLLTLEKEPNSETLTDENLFHTICDYFCWNRHKLLEEVSRRIVQITNQTRPVTMEDKPHMTYVAATLLEVHRIGTIASVTIHTPLKSKQLFKVMIFQKVQECVQECHSQYGSFPGFTNIYRNFSWKDLTKHQ